One region of Olleya sp. Hel_I_94 genomic DNA includes:
- a CDS encoding heparinase II/III family protein: protein MKVFCFNLIICLGFVNFLGAQNIPSDKVLPIPELSNYLTESVKKQLIANGDLSEQRLAEYFREKFSERYFYDWKTNEERFKEYQTIYPEAEVGHTERALDHLAKFEANAQWKLPFNYQNGQPVNAYALRHLARQHKMIDIGYYYFYQNKNQKYLDYFTQQLASLNLALANNQFETIPDGNGVYEAFRSGYRVINWLQLHSLFLGQSGYSDQEQLVTIATFLQHAQHLFENNQEFVPGNHQTRGLTALAMIAIILKDFEGADQWYNHAMTLLGAHLDKEINNDGFQFERTVHYHISDIGTYYYVYQLAKKSKLPIDAVWESKLKSLFTTLSKIAFPDKSAPVLSDDTDTPWAETNDISGAMTLGYLLFENPEIGYFATDQLSTKFYWTASQTQLDKLKNKQSSPPKALSLDFPDTGYYIMREGWDKHDNMMVISAGVDPIKPDHQHGDVLGVQAMSNGKVVLPNYQVRYSLSDLELFKNSMTKNVALVDDQLLGKQYTSNKGGSGFGKFKKIAQPKTLTWFNNDVMDVFVGTHDGFNNIGVDYVRQVIAIKKEFWIVKDNFKSESNHTYKQVWQGHYTKENGPNLLRASFDNGSGLDILQLNTIDSVKTDGARGKQWSVVSKNNQNSFNFISVIFPFKTYDKRIDETEAIPNINNWKLNQTDWKASNNDAVSLTKAEASLLFSVQTITNKQVSISFSQTSDIYIFNNDDTITIQLLSQPYNDLYMQVMVDGKPLKTVNKKAYKTAKIPVYGNQVYQLEIALN from the coding sequence GTTATTTTTATGATTGGAAGACAAATGAAGAACGATTTAAAGAGTATCAAACCATTTATCCCGAAGCGGAAGTTGGACATACAGAGCGTGCTTTAGATCATTTAGCAAAATTTGAAGCAAATGCACAATGGAAACTTCCTTTTAACTATCAAAATGGTCAGCCAGTAAATGCTTATGCTTTAAGGCATTTGGCTAGACAACATAAAATGATAGATATAGGATACTACTATTTTTATCAAAATAAAAACCAAAAATATTTAGATTATTTCACTCAGCAATTAGCATCATTAAATTTAGCATTAGCTAATAATCAATTTGAAACTATTCCTGATGGCAATGGTGTTTACGAAGCTTTTAGGTCAGGTTATCGTGTTATAAATTGGTTACAATTACATAGTTTATTTTTGGGTCAATCGGGTTATTCTGATCAAGAACAACTTGTAACAATAGCTACTTTTTTGCAACACGCTCAACATTTGTTTGAAAATAATCAAGAATTTGTACCTGGTAATCACCAAACTAGAGGTCTAACAGCTTTAGCAATGATTGCCATTATTTTAAAAGATTTTGAAGGTGCTGATCAATGGTATAATCATGCAATGACACTTTTAGGAGCGCATTTAGATAAAGAAATTAATAATGACGGTTTCCAGTTTGAGCGCACAGTGCATTACCACATTAGCGACATTGGAACTTATTATTATGTATACCAATTAGCTAAAAAAAGTAAACTACCTATAGATGCTGTTTGGGAAAGTAAACTAAAGTCCTTATTTACAACGCTTTCAAAAATTGCTTTTCCAGATAAATCAGCTCCTGTACTGTCAGATGATACAGATACACCTTGGGCAGAAACTAATGATATTTCTGGAGCCATGACTTTAGGGTATCTACTTTTTGAAAATCCTGAGATTGGTTATTTTGCAACAGATCAATTAAGTACTAAATTTTATTGGACAGCTAGTCAAACTCAGTTAGATAAACTTAAAAACAAGCAATCATCACCTCCTAAAGCCTTATCCTTAGATTTTCCAGATACTGGTTACTATATAATGAGGGAAGGTTGGGATAAACATGATAATATGATGGTTATTTCGGCAGGAGTAGACCCTATAAAACCAGACCATCAACATGGAGATGTACTTGGTGTTCAAGCTATGTCTAATGGTAAGGTAGTTTTGCCTAATTATCAAGTTAGGTATTCACTTTCAGACCTAGAATTGTTTAAAAACTCAATGACTAAAAATGTTGCTTTAGTGGATGATCAGTTACTAGGAAAGCAATATACAAGTAATAAAGGAGGTAGTGGTTTTGGCAAATTTAAAAAAATAGCGCAACCTAAAACACTTACATGGTTTAATAATGATGTAATGGATGTTTTTGTGGGTACTCACGATGGGTTTAATAACATTGGTGTTGATTATGTAAGACAAGTGATAGCTATAAAAAAAGAGTTTTGGATAGTAAAAGACAATTTTAAATCAGAAAGTAATCATACTTATAAACAAGTTTGGCAAGGACATTATACCAAAGAAAATGGACCAAATTTACTACGAGCGTCGTTTGATAACGGTTCAGGATTAGATATTTTACAATTAAATACTATAGATTCAGTAAAAACAGATGGAGCCAGAGGTAAACAATGGTCTGTCGTTTCTAAAAATAATCAAAACTCATTTAATTTTATAAGTGTCATTTTTCCTTTTAAAACCTATGATAAACGTATTGACGAAACAGAAGCAATACCTAATATTAATAATTGGAAATTAAATCAGACTGACTGGAAAGCTAGTAATAATGATGCAGTCTCGTTGACTAAGGCAGAGGCTTCTTTATTATTTTCTGTGCAAACAATAACTAACAAACAGGTATCTATTTCATTTTCTCAGACTTCGGATATTTATATTTTTAATAATGATGATACCATAACAATACAATTACTGTCTCAACCTTACAATGATTTATATATGCAAGTTATGGTTGATGGTAAACCATTAAAGACTGTAAATAAAAAAGCTTATAAAACTGCTAAAATTCCTGTATATGGAAATCAAGTGTATCAATTAGAAATTGCCTTAAATTAA
- a CDS encoding RagB/SusD family nutrient uptake outer membrane protein — MKHIKYIAVLVSGMMLFSCNDDFLNPTPDSVVVVDQFFNNDDDVLAGIIGIYDAIQGVNEDTETNSSNYNRGVQFEYLLTEMRTDNTRSATTEGSKADFHRYLVDANNVEVEDYYASSYEIIFRANTVLNYIEKADAANRASYTAEAKFLRAYAYFNLVRLFGDVPLITSVVGPEETDVLFTRVSTSTIYTVIIEDLQEAILNLNSTYKSRASTAAAQALLAKVYLTKQSPDYLGAQQLCESIIQSMQFSLMPNFHDVYYSELNDEILFAIGYVAGNTAESQGFSSEFTTSVGRQDGLNVINDNLIADFGLYGGDRTAESYITVGSFYEVAKFLPNGFGLADNYGPNPRQAGNDWIVSRYADVLLMHVEAIMAGGTQTTVQAARDSFNEVRLRANMPTIDAPDAITKQDLINERRVELAFENHRFFDLVRFGIANSVLSAHATEMDYTFNTRDLLLPIPAREINISNGLLSQNPGY, encoded by the coding sequence ATGAAACATATAAAATATATAGCGGTCTTAGTTTCAGGAATGATGTTATTTTCTTGTAACGATGATTTTCTAAACCCAACGCCAGACTCAGTAGTAGTAGTTGATCAGTTTTTTAATAACGATGACGATGTACTTGCTGGAATTATCGGAATTTACGATGCTATTCAAGGCGTAAATGAAGATACCGAAACTAACTCTTCAAATTATAATAGAGGTGTACAGTTTGAATATCTTTTAACAGAAATGAGAACTGATAATACTAGATCTGCTACAACAGAAGGATCTAAAGCAGATTTTCATAGATATTTAGTAGATGCTAATAATGTGGAAGTAGAGGATTACTATGCTAGTTCTTACGAGATCATTTTTAGAGCAAACACTGTTTTAAATTATATTGAAAAAGCAGATGCAGCAAATAGAGCATCTTACACAGCTGAAGCTAAATTTTTAAGAGCATACGCTTACTTTAACCTAGTACGTTTATTTGGTGATGTACCATTAATTACATCTGTAGTTGGTCCAGAAGAAACAGATGTACTTTTTACAAGAGTTAGTACTTCAACTATTTACACTGTTATAATTGAAGACTTACAAGAAGCAATATTAAATTTAAATAGTACTTACAAGTCAAGAGCATCTACTGCAGCTGCACAAGCATTATTAGCTAAAGTATATTTAACTAAACAATCACCAGATTATTTAGGCGCTCAACAATTATGCGAATCAATAATACAAAGCATGCAATTCTCATTAATGCCAAACTTTCATGATGTGTATTACTCAGAATTAAACGATGAAATACTATTTGCAATTGGTTATGTAGCAGGTAACACTGCAGAGAGTCAAGGATTCTCATCAGAGTTTACAACATCTGTTGGTAGACAAGATGGCTTAAATGTAATTAACGATAATTTAATTGCGGACTTTGGACTATACGGAGGAGATAGAACAGCAGAATCTTACATTACAGTTGGTTCTTTCTACGAAGTAGCTAAGTTTTTACCTAATGGTTTTGGATTGGCAGATAATTATGGTCCAAATCCACGTCAAGCAGGAAACGATTGGATTGTATCACGTTATGCAGATGTATTATTAATGCATGTAGAAGCTATTATGGCAGGTGGTACGCAAACAACAGTACAAGCAGCAAGAGATTCTTTTAACGAAGTTAGATTAAGAGCTAATATGCCAACTATAGATGCTCCAGATGCGATTACTAAACAAGATTTAATTAATGAAAGACGTGTAGAATTGGCTTTTGAAAACCATAGATTCTTTGATTTAGTAAGATTTGGAATTGCAAACTCAGTATTAAGTGCACATGCTACAGAGATGGACTACACTTTTAATACAAGAGATTTATTACTACCTATTCCAGCTAGAGAAATTAATATAAGTAATGGACTTTTAAGTCAAAACCCAGGATATTAA
- a CDS encoding alginate lyase family protein — MTKQIALFLKSTALMLVCIMLSCNNNESTIIQKKVEKDNYNANQSHPKLILTAQGVKDIRAQLGNIPIFDKTLQLVKEEVDAEIALGIDTPIPVDYSGGYTHVKHKSNMIIMQKAGVLYQILDDQKYAKYVKDMLMQYEALYKTLPLHPKTRSYARGKLFWQCLNDSNWLVYVSQAYDCIYNYLTKEERNTLETNLFRPFADHISIDSPQFYQRVHNHSTWGNAAVGMIGLVMDDQELIDRALYGIKDLKLDSNKKDDDGGFLNKDGKAGFLANIEEPFSPDGYYNEGPYYQRYAMYPFLIFAEGLHNVKPELKIFEYKNGVLLKSINALLNLSDADGDFFPLNDGQKGMSYYTSALVTAVDISYHFGTQDTGLLSIAKAQDRVLLDDSGLAVALGIKNNKATPFSKKSINLSDGPEGAQGGVAVLRNETIELVFKYAAQGSSHGHYDKLSYSLYENGEEVIQDYGLARYVNIEQKGGGNYLKENKTWAKQTIAHNTITQNETSHFDAKYEVGSQYHSVLNYFSSDNTNVQVASAKDSNAYPNTEFLRTMAVIKDEDFEKPYVLDIMKVTSNKPNKYDFPYYFLGQLIQTNFDYKTTNALNPLGSKNGYQHLFVEATAKATNDNSQLSWLNKGKFYTLTTLTDANDDLLFTRIGANDPEFNLRREAAFMVRRKNAKNTIFVSTIEAHGSYSPVTESAINSNSNIKQLNVVLNSEAYTAIQITNVKGVTKLFITANTNALVDAKHKVTINDKDYEWSGSYYFK; from the coding sequence ATGACTAAACAAATAGCCTTATTCTTAAAAAGTACAGCACTAATGTTGGTATGTATTATGTTATCATGTAATAATAATGAGTCAACAATAATTCAAAAAAAGGTTGAAAAAGATAATTACAACGCTAACCAAAGCCATCCAAAATTAATTTTAACTGCTCAAGGCGTAAAAGATATAAGAGCCCAACTAGGTAACATTCCAATTTTTGATAAAACATTACAACTGGTTAAAGAAGAAGTTGATGCCGAAATTGCTTTGGGTATTGATACACCAATTCCAGTAGATTATTCTGGTGGATATACTCATGTAAAACATAAAAGTAACATGATTATTATGCAAAAAGCCGGTGTTTTATATCAAATTTTAGATGACCAGAAATATGCTAAATATGTAAAAGATATGTTGATGCAGTATGAAGCATTGTATAAAACATTACCATTACATCCAAAAACAAGGTCTTATGCTAGAGGTAAATTGTTTTGGCAATGTTTAAATGATTCTAATTGGTTAGTGTATGTAAGTCAAGCTTATGATTGTATTTATAATTATTTAACTAAAGAAGAACGCAATACGCTGGAAACCAATTTATTCAGACCATTTGCAGATCATATCTCTATAGACAGTCCACAATTTTATCAACGCGTACACAATCACAGTACCTGGGGAAATGCAGCTGTAGGAATGATTGGTTTAGTTATGGATGATCAAGAATTGATAGATCGTGCATTATACGGTATTAAAGATTTAAAATTAGACTCTAACAAAAAAGACGACGATGGTGGTTTTTTAAACAAAGATGGAAAAGCTGGTTTTTTAGCAAATATTGAAGAGCCTTTTTCACCAGATGGTTATTATAATGAAGGACCTTATTATCAGCGCTATGCTATGTATCCTTTTTTAATTTTTGCTGAAGGATTACATAATGTAAAACCAGAGTTAAAAATATTTGAATATAAAAATGGTGTTTTACTTAAGTCAATTAATGCACTATTAAATTTATCTGATGCAGATGGAGATTTTTTTCCTTTAAATGATGGTCAAAAAGGGATGTCGTATTACACAAGTGCGTTAGTCACAGCAGTAGATATTTCGTACCATTTTGGAACACAAGATACTGGATTATTAAGTATCGCTAAAGCACAAGATCGTGTCTTATTAGACGACTCTGGATTAGCTGTAGCACTTGGTATTAAAAACAACAAAGCAACACCTTTTTCTAAAAAATCTATTAACCTATCTGATGGACCAGAAGGTGCACAAGGTGGTGTTGCAGTTTTAAGAAACGAAACTATAGAATTAGTATTTAAATATGCAGCGCAAGGATCAAGTCATGGGCATTATGATAAGTTATCCTATTCTTTATATGAAAATGGAGAAGAAGTTATACAAGATTATGGTTTAGCTAGATATGTAAACATTGAGCAAAAAGGAGGCGGAAATTACTTAAAAGAAAATAAAACTTGGGCAAAACAAACCATTGCACATAATACGATTACTCAAAATGAAACCTCTCACTTTGACGCAAAATATGAAGTTGGTAGTCAGTATCATTCTGTTTTAAATTATTTTTCTTCAGATAATACAAATGTACAAGTAGCAAGTGCAAAAGATAGTAATGCTTATCCAAATACAGAGTTTTTACGCACTATGGCAGTCATTAAAGACGAAGATTTTGAAAAACCATACGTATTAGATATTATGAAGGTGACTTCAAACAAGCCTAATAAATATGATTTCCCATATTATTTTTTAGGGCAATTAATTCAAACCAATTTTGATTATAAAACAACTAATGCACTAAATCCATTAGGTAGCAAGAATGGATATCAACATTTATTTGTTGAAGCTACAGCAAAAGCGACTAATGATAATAGTCAACTTTCATGGTTAAATAAAGGTAAGTTTTACACATTAACAACTTTGACAGATGCAAATGATGACTTGCTGTTTACTAGGATTGGAGCAAATGATCCAGAATTTAATTTAAGACGTGAGGCAGCATTTATGGTCAGACGTAAAAATGCTAAAAACACCATTTTTGTATCCACTATAGAAGCACATGGAAGTTACAGTCCAGTAACTGAGTCTGCTATCAATTCCAACAGTAATATAAAGCAATTAAACGTAGTCTTAAACTCGGAAGCCTATACAGCTATTCAAATTACTAATGTAAAGGGTGTTACTAAATTGTTTATAACAGCTAATACAAATGCTTTAGTAGATGCAAAACATAAAGTTACAATTAACGATAAGGATTACGAATGGTCAGGTTCTTATTATTTTAAATAA
- a CDS encoding cupin domain-containing protein, which produces MKRFSEKYIVAKDMEWETLGGGVSRKFLGYDNQIMMVSVKFEKGALGAPHQHFHTQATYCVSGKFEFEIDGVKQIVEAGDGVYIEPNLLHSAICLEEGQLIDTFSPVREDFLTGVGPSYFSDK; this is translated from the coding sequence ATGAAAAGATTTAGCGAAAAGTACATTGTCGCAAAAGACATGGAATGGGAAACACTAGGAGGTGGTGTCTCCAGAAAATTTTTAGGTTATGACAATCAAATTATGATGGTAAGTGTAAAGTTTGAAAAAGGAGCTTTAGGTGCGCCTCATCAACATTTTCATACACAGGCTACGTATTGTGTTTCTGGAAAATTTGAATTTGAAATTGATGGTGTTAAGCAAATTGTTGAAGCTGGTGATGGTGTTTATATTGAACCAAATCTATTACATAGTGCAATTTGTTTAGAAGAAGGACAGCTAATAGATACTTTTAGTCCTGTAAGAGAAGATTTTTTAACAGGTGTTGGACCGTCGTATTTTTCGGATAAATAA
- a CDS encoding SusC/RagA family TonB-linked outer membrane protein yields the protein MNLKAKSALFAMLFMCIAAFAQEKLTVKGVVVDAEYNMPLPNVNVIIVGTNTGASTDFDGNYQIDAKAGDVLQFSYIGYAAQSVIIDKQTQVNISLTVDANTLEEVVVIGYGTQKKSHLTGSISKVVNDDLDQIAVPRVDDALIGQVSGVNIQATSAEAGAAPTIRIRGTGSINASSGPAVVVDGIVVSSDFLGSIDMNDVESFEVLKDAASAAIYGSEGSNGVIIITTKSGKDGKTKFSYDTYTGFKEAHDSDNYKKSVSDWAAKELAETGELSERTQYMQLLVSTLGVDRDWQDVFFDGGKITSHSLSARGGNKNTKFSTALRYSHDEGVVLTDDYKVYSFKLKVDTKLNEKLKFGASLTPSYSKRRALPTSIHNPIRQSPWLPIYHTEESLQFVNQDDPSANYYFPDLQVGDYFLEDHLMELDLDGDGSSTRPRTSGDANAYAQYAEREHYEFNNKLLGSTYLSYEILDGLTAKTSLGVTLEGRKRTRWNGTKHHQNGASRASYELQNRESRRIISDNTLSYSKDFGNHEFDFLAGFTVQNRRIENSAVEGSGYTNDLIKNLNAATTIASYGEYNIEKNKIGYFGRVNYAYNDKYLLSASFRRDASSVFGASTKWGNFPALSLGWNVSNEDFLSESDVVNNLKLRVSYGLTGNENFDTGSDLTDWYAYLSLLNDSNAIIDGNVTTGFSPANIANAELRWEASKEFNPGIDFGLFNNKISGSLDYYKRTSNDLLLNNPVSYTTGFSEGIVNLGEVVNSGFELEFRTKNISTENFRWNTTLIASTNKNELTDYGDSNGATPEDTFGRNSQWINLVGNPISSFYGYVVDTELANQYWESPYFPINGQSQDVIVKDLNGDGLITEEDKAILGNPYPELVWSLTNEFSYDQFDFSFMVQGSHGAEVKNIGDQYFATHWQGATTSPQEVVDAGIIPDASFLQERVLTDDVVQSASYFSLRNINLGYTLPDDITERIGLSKLRVYATAQNLLYITSSEYNGFNPEFVDDDTPTQYGAQRAGTPIFKTISFGLNVDF from the coding sequence ATGAATTTAAAAGCTAAATCGGCACTATTTGCAATGCTCTTTATGTGTATTGCAGCTTTTGCGCAAGAAAAGTTAACAGTAAAAGGGGTAGTGGTTGACGCAGAGTACAATATGCCATTACCTAACGTTAATGTTATTATTGTAGGCACCAATACAGGAGCTAGTACAGATTTTGATGGTAATTATCAAATCGATGCTAAAGCTGGAGACGTTTTACAGTTTTCATATATTGGATATGCTGCTCAATCAGTAATTATTGATAAGCAAACACAAGTTAATATATCTTTAACTGTTGATGCTAATACTTTAGAAGAAGTCGTTGTAATTGGTTATGGCACTCAAAAGAAAAGCCATTTAACGGGTTCAATATCTAAGGTTGTAAATGATGATTTAGATCAAATCGCTGTACCTAGAGTTGATGATGCATTAATTGGTCAAGTGTCTGGTGTTAATATACAAGCAACATCTGCTGAGGCTGGAGCTGCACCAACCATTCGTATTAGAGGAACAGGATCTATTAATGCTAGTTCTGGTCCTGCTGTAGTAGTCGACGGAATTGTTGTTAGTTCTGATTTTCTTGGTAGTATTGATATGAACGATGTAGAGTCTTTTGAGGTTTTAAAAGATGCAGCATCTGCAGCAATATATGGTAGTGAAGGTTCAAACGGAGTTATAATTATTACCACAAAAAGTGGTAAGGATGGAAAAACTAAGTTTAGCTATGACACTTATACAGGATTTAAAGAAGCACACGATAGTGATAACTATAAAAAAAGCGTAAGTGATTGGGCTGCAAAAGAATTAGCTGAAACTGGTGAGCTATCAGAAAGAACACAGTACATGCAACTATTAGTTAGTACTTTAGGTGTAGACAGAGATTGGCAAGATGTGTTTTTTGATGGAGGTAAAATTACTAGCCATTCGCTTTCTGCTAGAGGTGGTAACAAAAACACAAAGTTTAGTACAGCATTAAGATATTCTCATGATGAAGGTGTTGTATTAACAGATGACTATAAAGTATATAGCTTTAAACTAAAAGTAGATACAAAGCTAAACGAAAAATTAAAATTTGGTGCAAGTCTTACTCCTTCTTATTCTAAAAGAAGAGCATTACCAACATCAATTCACAATCCAATAAGACAGTCACCTTGGTTACCAATTTATCATACTGAAGAGTCGCTTCAATTTGTAAATCAAGACGACCCTTCTGCAAATTACTATTTTCCAGATCTTCAAGTAGGAGATTACTTTTTAGAAGATCATTTAATGGAGCTTGATTTAGATGGAGATGGTAGTTCTACTAGACCACGTACATCTGGAGATGCTAATGCTTACGCGCAATATGCTGAAAGAGAGCATTATGAATTTAATAATAAGCTTTTAGGTTCTACATATTTAAGTTATGAAATTTTAGACGGACTGACAGCTAAAACATCACTTGGTGTTACGTTAGAGGGAAGAAAAAGAACGCGTTGGAATGGTACAAAACACCACCAAAATGGAGCAAGTAGAGCATCTTACGAGTTGCAAAACAGAGAATCTAGACGTATAATATCGGACAACACCTTATCATATTCTAAAGATTTTGGAAACCATGAGTTTGATTTTCTTGCAGGTTTTACAGTTCAAAATAGAAGAATTGAAAACAGTGCAGTAGAAGGTTCTGGTTATACTAATGACTTAATTAAAAATCTTAATGCAGCAACTACAATTGCTAGCTACGGAGAATATAATATCGAAAAAAATAAAATCGGTTATTTTGGAAGGGTAAACTATGCATATAACGACAAGTATTTGTTATCAGCGTCATTTAGACGTGATGCAAGTTCTGTATTTGGAGCAAGTACAAAATGGGGTAACTTCCCAGCATTATCTTTAGGTTGGAATGTATCTAACGAAGATTTTTTAAGTGAAAGCGATGTTGTAAACAACTTAAAATTAAGAGTAAGTTACGGTCTTACAGGTAACGAAAACTTTGATACAGGAAGTGATCTTACAGATTGGTACGCATACTTATCTTTATTAAACGACTCAAATGCTATTATAGATGGTAACGTTACTACAGGTTTTTCTCCTGCTAATATTGCAAACGCAGAGTTAAGATGGGAAGCTTCAAAAGAATTTAATCCAGGTATTGACTTTGGATTATTTAACAACAAAATTAGTGGTTCTTTAGATTATTATAAAAGAACAAGTAATGACTTATTGTTAAACAACCCAGTATCTTACACGACAGGTTTTTCTGAAGGTATTGTAAACTTAGGAGAAGTAGTAAATAGTGGTTTTGAATTAGAGTTTAGAACAAAAAATATTTCGACAGAAAACTTTAGATGGAACACAACTTTAATCGCTTCTACAAACAAAAATGAATTAACTGATTATGGTGATTCAAATGGTGCAACTCCAGAAGATACATTTGGTAGAAACTCACAATGGATAAACCTAGTAGGTAACCCAATATCATCTTTTTATGGTTATGTAGTAGATACAGAATTAGCAAATCAATACTGGGAGTCTCCATACTTCCCAATTAATGGACAATCACAAGATGTAATTGTAAAAGATTTAAATGGTGATGGTTTAATTACAGAAGAAGATAAAGCAATCTTAGGTAATCCTTACCCAGAATTAGTTTGGAGTTTAACTAATGAGTTTAGTTATGATCAATTTGATTTTTCATTCATGGTTCAAGGTAGTCATGGTGCAGAGGTTAAAAACATTGGAGACCAATATTTTGCAACACATTGGCAAGGTGCAACGACTAGTCCGCAAGAAGTAGTCGATGCAGGAATTATTCCAGATGCTTCATTTTTACAAGAAAGAGTATTAACAGATGACGTGGTACAAAGTGCATCTTACTTCTCTTTAAGAAACATCAACTTAGGTTATACTTTACCGGATGACATAACAGAAAGAATTGGTTTATCTAAATTAAGAGTTTATGCTACTGCTCAAAACTTATTATACATTACTTCTAGTGAGTATAATGGATTTAACCCAGAGTTTGTAGATGATGATACACCAACACAATATGGTGCGCAAAGAGCAGGTACACCTATTTTTAAAACTATCTCTTTTGGTTTAAACGTAGACTTTTAA